The DNA window CCTCCATCACATCATTGGTGTCGTCATCATCAATATATATGTGAAATGGATCCTGCATGGGCTCTTGAGTCTCAACTCTTGTGCTTTGTGTCACCGATGCACCATTTGACATGGCTTGGTGAGAAGATCCAACAGCACTATCAGTGTTTTCGTCGACAAATACCTCAAAACCATTGTTTGATATCTGATCAACTTTTGGCTGATTTCTACGCGAATGTTTTCCAGCTAGAGATGGCTCTAATGGCTCTCGAAACATGCTATTAATTGCATGCATGGCCTCCTTTGTATTAATGGTAGGTTCCACCAGACCATGATGTCGTGCATCTTCGACATCAGACTTCCCAACAATGGCATTACCTACAAATTTAACAACAACTGTGTCTTCACCAGTAAAATTCCGGCATCTATCTGTTTCTATAGTGTCTCCAACATATTTTTTTCGACTGAGTTCCTTCTGAAGGGCTGGACCACCATGAGTAGTCTCGTTCACTTGTGACTCTCTCCTGGAGCCCTGTGAAATGGCAActtcatttttcatatttaaatgcTTGGATCGTGCATTGGGTAACTGATCCTCGGTGATGACAGGATTGTTTTCATTTCCACTTAAATTCTCAATGTTTTCCTTAATCTCATTGTTCTTCAAAGTAGTGTTTTTAGCACCAAGagaacatattttattttttccttcttggCGCTGCAGAACATATCCCTATTATCAGTTAATGGCTCATATAAACAAAAGGAAGACATTTGGTAGACAATATGGCCATTGTAACCAACCTGTATCCTCTTATTCTTACGCTGCTCCATCCGATGAAGGAACTGCTCATATGACGTATGTAATTCATCAAGTGGCTCTGCAAGCCTGTTAATTGAAGAATGAAACAGAAATCTGTAAGAAATGTTTGAAACCACTTGTTTCCAGAACTGCCATTCATGCGTTTAGTGGATaaaaacataaccaacataaacCAAGTTTCACTATTCAAGTAATTAAGCAAGGGCAAAGGGGCGGTCACCTAGTTAAGTTGTTGCAATCagataatgattaaaaaaaggATTCTATAATTCACCAGGATCAAAAGATTAGATAATTTGTTAGGACTGATAACAGGCCCTGCGAATAAAAAGGAATAATAGAAAGGAAATTTGTACAGATAGGAAGGAAAGTCTTACAAATATCCCTAAATCATGGAGGGAAAAGGAGTAAGAAAAGACATTGGGCACCAGATGGCACTTCTCTCATAAATAGATCTATGGAACAATGCtgcttttgaatttgaaaacatattttaaaaatacacaATGTAGTAACTTTGCCAAGAAGTTCAGATAATTTCCTATGAAGCAAGTAAAGTAAATCAACTTAAATTACCAAAACTAATGGTGCAAAGATATGCACCTGCTCTAATACTGCGTGATCACGTCCCAAAATTGGCCATAGGAAAGAAACTGCTACCAGACATTCTACAGTATCAAATATTCATAACTCAAGAAGAAAGTATGTGCAAATAGGGTAATCAATTTGGCTGAGGGTTACATTTGGTTTGCACCCTACGATTAAATTCTGCAATGCACTTTTGAAAGGACAATTAATCTTCACGAAGTATGACAAAATGAACAAGGTTTTCTAAAAGGGTTAACATATCCCTAGAGAACAATATGGCTTGAGATACCCCCTAAAAAAAGGGGGCAGACCGGTTGACAAAGCTGCGCTAGCATGGTCCAGCGAAGGGATGCACCCGAAGGAGTGTGATGTAGATAGCCTACCCTAATGTAAGTATTAGCGACTGCTTCTACGACTCGAACCCATGACATACAGGTCACAGAAAgacaactttaccatttctccAAGGCTGCCCTCTTCCCTTAACTTACCCCTAAACAAATGCAAATCAATGAATAATCCTTTTCATTGAAATGCGACAACAATTTGGAATGTCGATTGAACTGAATGTGAAATGATCAGTACACAGCATTTGTCAACAACTCTTTCACCACAtttctataataaaaaataaaaaaaaaagatttggaTGCAAAAAGAATGTCAAATAAAGGTACtcttaaaatcaataaatttaaaatcacaacTAGCTATTAGTTACTTACTTCTGCACACCCAATTGGTACATCTTCTCCGTAGCCTCAAACTTTTTAATCTTTTCATAATAAAGAGCATATGCTTGGTAAAACAGAGACTTTTTCATCCCGATACGATTTGACTCCATAGTTTTAAGTACCGATTTTGGGTCATGCACATAGTCCatctaaataaacaaaaaaataaatgaaaatttgagTATAGTTAATGACTCAAAATGTAAAGCAAATCAATGAAAttgttcatttctttaaattattaatatttacaAAGTATAACCAATATATTTTCTTCAATAAACTCAATAATTTCTCtacatttcaaaaagaaaattaccaGTTGTAACCAGACTCGAAGATAACGCATATCATTAGCATAACGGCGATCGGTCTCAAAAGTCTGTGCACATTTCTGAAGAAATCTTGGGAGTTTCTCCTTGAGCAGCTGCGGAGGAAGTGACTCTTTCATCTTCTTAATTCCTcttatcaaatcaaatcaaaccaaaatgAGAAGTTAGAAAAATGGATTCAAAAGAATTTAGAGTTTTGTTTGAAAGGGTGCTTACCGGAGCC is part of the Solanum stenotomum isolate F172 chromosome 8, ASM1918654v1, whole genome shotgun sequence genome and encodes:
- the LOC125875184 gene encoding uncharacterized protein LOC125875184 — encoded protein: MSVMYNELFSSLISDIKSYNGKDPLLPWLRGIKKMKESLPPQLLKEKLPRFLQKCAQTFETDRRYANDMRYLRVWLQLMDYVHDPKSVLKTMESNRIGMKKSLFYQAYALYYEKIKKFEATEKMYQLGVQKLAEPLDELHTSYEQFLHRMEQRKNKRIQRQEGKNKICSLGAKNTTLKNNEIKENIENLSGNENNPVITEDQLPNARSKHLNMKNEVAISQGSRRESQVNETTHGGPALQKELSRKKYVGDTIETDRCRNFTGEDTVVVKFVGNAIVGKSDVEDARHHGLVEPTINTKEAMHAINSMFREPLEPSLAGKHSRRNQPKVDQISNNGFEVFVDENTDSAVGSSHQAMSNGASVTQSTRVETQEPMQDPFHIYIDDDDTNDVMEGVHELDKLDMGNLNNLTGCSIEGEIVKGFVFPSPTDITSEYSRDPNVERPPQGRLRREDTAVYKFVGSTISEESAVENVCHHGLVEPTINLKEAMDDINSMFGRPIEFTRKRKPKKQGLAPKMEGDGSRFLILPDDEPHHQPKSSLPTSSSKRDNDLFEKTVCTKEAMDEINKMFAMPLDF